One Euwallacea similis isolate ESF13 chromosome 26, ESF131.1, whole genome shotgun sequence genomic window carries:
- the LOC136417028 gene encoding uncharacterized protein, producing MHKEFSPSSIKMTSTTLVLLLMCLGASHSVHLTKEIVFTTVPQSPQASQFSNIISHLLQPSEAIVSNLVNVLSSTIDPKVPDILDAVNSGLGHKLLIIADDAVQLDAVELEAALFKGAQDVSRALFPNDYIKQMATYAVMHNKALEIGIQLQNTIAANKIPVRQFEEILERRHFVMKRDIHKRDIITDFINEILKNMQTALCNTVLTEVKTFINSTLTNWIIGLQSIEVESTGDSISTILSATVEVGIFFIEQGLNCSNKWLENDANTICTSLLNSSIVIPSDTAVRKRRDVNETRTSVLQRDIITTLFGGVWGILWGLLSTVANPILKMAVSGCLTLLESILYSIIDSTFSPLL from the exons ATGCACAAAGAATTTTCTCCTAGTTCCATCAAGATGACTTCCACGACCTTAGTTTTACTGCTGATG TGTCTGGGGGCCAGTCACTCAGTGCACCTCACCAAAGAAATCGTCTTCACCACTGTACCTCAATCGCCTCAAGCCTCCCAGTTCTCAAATATCATCAGTCACTTGCTGCAACCCTCAGAAGCCATTGTGAGCAACTTGGTAAATGTCTTGAGCAGCACCATTGATCCTAAGGTCCCAGATATCTTAGACGCAGTCAACTCAGGATTAGGTCATAAGCTTTTGATTATTGCGGATGATGCGGTGCAATTAGATGCAGTAGAATTAGAAGCAGCTCTGTTTAAAGGAGCTCAAGATGTATCTCGAGCTTTATTCCCTAACGATTACATCAAACAAATGGCAACTTATGCCGTGATGCATAACAAAGCTCTTGAGATCGGTATACAACTTCAGAACACCATTGCTGCAAACAAAATACCAGTGAGgcaatttgaggaaattttggAAAGGCGGCATTTTGTAATGAAAAGAGACATCCATAAGAGAGATATAATTACTGATTTTATTAATGAGatacttaaaaatatgcaGACTGCACTTTGCAACACTGTCCTTACGGAAGTCAAAACTTTTATCAATTCAACCTTAACAAATTGGATCATAGGACTTCAAAGCATTGAAGTTGAATCCACAGGAGATTCTATATCCACCATTTTATCCGCAACAGTAGAAGtaggaattttctttatagagCAAGGTCTGAACTGCAGCAATAAGTGGCTTGAAAACGATGCTAATACCATTTGCACATCATTGCTGAACTCTTCAATTGTTATCCCTTCAGACACTGCAGTCAGGAAAAGACGAGACGTTAATGAGACTCGTACTTCAGTTCTGCAAAGAGATATCATTACTACTTTGTTTGGAGGTGTATGGGGCATCCTTTGGGGGCTATTATCCACTGTGGCCAATCCTATCCTTAAAATGGCAGTTAGTGGGTGTTTGACTTTATTAGAGAGTATTCTCTATAGCATTATTGATTCAACCTTCTCTCCATTACTTTGA